A stretch of Candidatus Sulfotelmatobacter sp. DNA encodes these proteins:
- a CDS encoding YraN family protein, which produces MNRTQRGRAGEDVAVALLEAHGFRIVGRNVRLPGGEIDVIAREGDVVAFVEVKARASGAFGSAVGAVDARKRARLRAAATDWLQIAAPRAQARFDVVTVEHGRATLRRGAFA; this is translated from the coding sequence ATGAACCGCACGCAACGCGGCCGAGCCGGTGAGGACGTCGCCGTGGCGCTGCTCGAAGCGCACGGCTTTCGCATCGTCGGCCGCAACGTGCGCCTGCCCGGCGGCGAGATCGACGTCATCGCGCGCGAGGGCGACGTCGTCGCGTTCGTCGAGGTGAAGGCGCGCGCCAGCGGTGCGTTCGGGAGCGCCGTCGGCGCGGTCGACGCGCGCAAGCGCGCCCGGCTGCGGGCCGCCGCGACCGACTGGCTGCAGATCGCCGCGCCGCGTGCGCAGGCACGCTTCGACGTGGTCACCGTCGAGCACGGCCGCGCGACGCTGCGGCGCGGAGCGTTCGCGTGA
- a CDS encoding protein kinase, with product MTTLEGRTLGERYRVDALIGRGGMADVYRGVDIVLDREVAVKVLTERDDGERDRFLREARSMARLNHPNIVAVYDAGRSEGWSYIIMELIAGRTLGTVQPHELTVHQALRHYIEILDALSYAHENGIVHRDIKPANVMLLPSGQVKVMDFGLARRATDMSSATNAGEIVGTIAYLPPERFLGKSADARSDLYSVGVMMYETFTGQVPFKSETDDLVAVIFGHVNEPAPPPRSVNRAVPMQVERIIMRLLEKEPDRRYGTAQEVIADVRALLGPSPAAVGDAASRSKAPSGPPTAEMDAARKTIEADAREVLARTFGKTRGVDVGYSETLAGMLAARKRDWAEATRAYRTALTAFAEAKNEIECAKTALKFAGMVLQKNTEAESSADRREVSGAIDILTEALPTFRGRSMLRELEEGERLLYALQRVLIRTR from the coding sequence GTGACGACGCTCGAAGGCCGCACGCTCGGCGAACGGTACCGCGTCGACGCGCTGATCGGGCGCGGCGGCATGGCGGACGTCTACCGCGGCGTCGACATCGTGCTCGACCGCGAGGTCGCCGTCAAGGTGCTGACCGAGCGCGACGACGGCGAACGCGACCGCTTCCTGCGCGAAGCGCGCTCGATGGCGCGGCTCAACCATCCGAACATCGTCGCCGTCTACGACGCCGGCCGCAGCGAGGGCTGGTCGTACATCATCATGGAGCTGATCGCGGGCCGCACGCTCGGCACGGTACAGCCCCACGAGCTGACCGTCCACCAGGCGCTGCGCCACTACATCGAGATCCTCGACGCGCTGTCCTACGCGCACGAGAACGGCATCGTGCACCGCGACATCAAACCGGCCAACGTGATGCTCTTGCCCAGCGGGCAGGTCAAGGTGATGGACTTCGGGCTCGCGCGCCGGGCCACCGACATGTCGAGCGCGACCAACGCCGGCGAGATCGTCGGCACGATCGCCTATCTCCCGCCGGAGCGGTTCTTGGGCAAGTCGGCCGACGCGCGCAGCGACCTGTACTCGGTCGGCGTGATGATGTACGAGACGTTCACCGGTCAGGTCCCCTTCAAGAGCGAGACCGACGATCTGGTGGCGGTGATCTTCGGCCACGTCAACGAGCCGGCGCCGCCGCCGCGCAGCGTCAACCGCGCCGTCCCGATGCAAGTCGAGCGCATCATCATGCGGCTGCTCGAGAAAGAACCCGACCGCCGCTACGGTACCGCGCAAGAAGTCATCGCCGACGTGCGCGCGTTGCTCGGCCCGTCGCCGGCGGCCGTCGGCGACGCCGCGAGCCGCAGCAAGGCGCCCAGCGGCCCGCCGACGGCGGAGATGGACGCCGCGCGCAAGACCATCGAAGCGGACGCGCGCGAGGTGCTGGCCCGCACCTTCGGTAAGACGCGCGGCGTCGACGTCGGCTACTCGGAGACGCTGGCCGGGATGCTGGCCGCACGCAAGCGCGATTGGGCCGAGGCGACGCGCGCCTATCGCACCGCGCTGACGGCGTTCGCCGAAGCGAAGAACGAGATCGAGTGCGCGAAGACCGCGCTCAAGTTCGCCGGCATGGTGCTGCAGAAGAACACCGAAGCCGAGTCGAGCGCGGATCGCCGCGAGGTCTCGGGTGCGATCGACATCCTGACTGAAGCGTTGCCGACCTTCCGCGGACGCTCGATGCTGCGCGAGCTCGAAGAGGGCGAACGGCTTCTGTACGCGCTCCAGCGCGTCCTGATACGAACCCGCTGA
- a CDS encoding ribonuclease HII, whose protein sequence is MASAEEARRKRRNAVARERRRLERLHAYEQRAWANGHRLVGGIDEVGRGPLAGPVVAACVVTDGPLHLRGLNDSKQVLPELRAELAIEIKAKAITWAIGEASVLEINRLNIYWASVLAMERALAALSFAPEYLLTDAVRIKSWTGLQEPVIKGDAKCATVAAASILAKVHRDGLLVELDQRYPHYGFALHKGYATAQHITALNQYGPCDEHRLGFWRVRAAWDTLPGLEAFVAEGIPAESLAE, encoded by the coding sequence ATGGCGAGCGCGGAGGAGGCCCGGCGCAAGCGACGCAACGCGGTGGCACGCGAGCGGCGCAGGCTCGAGCGGCTGCACGCCTACGAGCAGCGCGCCTGGGCCAACGGCCACCGGCTGGTGGGGGGCATCGACGAGGTCGGCCGCGGTCCGCTGGCGGGCCCGGTCGTCGCGGCCTGCGTCGTCACCGACGGGCCGCTGCACCTGCGCGGCTTGAACGACTCGAAGCAAGTGCTGCCGGAGTTGCGCGCCGAGCTGGCGATCGAGATCAAAGCCAAGGCGATCACCTGGGCGATCGGCGAGGCCAGCGTCCTCGAGATCAACCGGCTCAACATTTATTGGGCCAGCGTGCTGGCGATGGAGCGCGCGCTGGCGGCGCTCTCGTTCGCGCCCGAGTACCTGCTCACCGACGCGGTTCGCATCAAGAGCTGGACCGGTTTGCAAGAGCCGGTCATCAAGGGCGACGCGAAGTGCGCGACCGTGGCGGCCGCCTCGATCTTGGCCAAGGTGCATCGCGACGGGCTGCTGGTCGAGCTCGATCAGCGCTATCCGCACTACGGCTTCGCCCTGCACAAAGGCTACGCGACCGCGCAGCACATCACCGCGCTCAACCAATACGGACCGTGCGACGAGCACCGCTTGGGGTTCTGGCGCGTGCGCGCCGCGTGGGACACGCTGCCCGGACTGGAAGCGTTCGTCGCTGAAGGCATACCGGCGGAGAGTCTGGCCGAATGA